In the genome of Pseudomonas bubulae, one region contains:
- the gatA gene encoding Asp-tRNA(Asn)/Glu-tRNA(Gln) amidotransferase subunit GatA translates to MHQLTLAEIARGLADKKFSSEELTKTLLARIAQLDPQLNSFITLTEDLALEQAKAADARRANGESGALLGAPIAHKDLFCTLGVRTSCASKMLDNFKAPYDATVVAKLAAAGAVSLGKTNMDEFAMGSANESSYYGAVKNPWNLDHVPGGSSGGSAAAVAARLLPAATGTDTGGSIRQPAALTNLTGLKPTYGRVSRWGMIAYASSLDQAGPLARTAEDCAILLQGMAGFDPQDSTSIDEPVPDFSANLNGSLNGLRIGVPKEFFSEGLDTRIAELIHNSIKELEKLGAVIKPISLPNMQHAIPAYYVIAPAEASSNLSRFDGVRFGHRCENPKDLTDLYKRSRAEGFGPEVQRRILVGAYALSAGYYDAYYLQAQKIRRLIKNDFMAAFNEVDIILGPTTPNPAWKIGAKNSDPVSAYLEDVYTITANLAGLPGLSMPAGFVDGLPVGVQLLAPYFQEGRLLNVAHQYQLNTDWHTRSPAGF, encoded by the coding sequence ATGCATCAATTGACTCTGGCCGAGATCGCCCGCGGACTCGCCGATAAAAAGTTTTCTTCCGAAGAGCTGACCAAGACCCTGCTGGCGCGTATCGCCCAGCTCGATCCTCAGCTCAACAGTTTTATCACCCTCACCGAAGACCTTGCCCTGGAGCAGGCCAAGGCCGCTGACGCACGTCGCGCCAACGGTGAAAGCGGTGCCCTGCTGGGCGCCCCGATCGCTCACAAGGACCTGTTCTGCACCCTGGGCGTACGCACCAGCTGCGCCTCGAAGATGCTCGACAACTTCAAGGCACCGTACGACGCCACAGTGGTAGCCAAGCTGGCCGCTGCCGGCGCCGTAAGCCTGGGCAAGACCAACATGGACGAGTTCGCCATGGGTTCGGCCAACGAATCGAGCTACTACGGCGCGGTCAAAAACCCGTGGAACCTTGACCACGTACCCGGCGGTTCGTCGGGTGGTTCGGCCGCCGCCGTTGCCGCCCGCCTGTTGCCTGCCGCGACGGGGACCGACACTGGCGGATCAATCCGACAGCCGGCAGCCCTGACCAACCTCACAGGCCTGAAACCGACGTACGGTCGCGTTTCGCGCTGGGGCATGATCGCCTACGCCTCCAGCCTCGACCAGGCCGGCCCGCTGGCTCGCACGGCCGAAGACTGCGCCATCCTGCTGCAAGGCATGGCCGGTTTCGACCCGCAAGACTCCACCAGCATTGACGAACCCGTACCGGACTTCAGCGCCAACCTCAATGGTTCGCTGAATGGCCTGCGTATCGGCGTGCCTAAAGAGTTCTTCAGCGAAGGCCTCGACACGCGTATCGCCGAGCTGATCCACAACAGCATCAAGGAACTGGAAAAACTCGGCGCCGTGATCAAGCCGATCAGCCTGCCGAACATGCAGCACGCGATTCCTGCGTACTACGTCATCGCACCTGCCGAGGCCTCGTCCAACCTGTCGCGTTTTGACGGTGTGCGCTTCGGCCATCGCTGCGAAAACCCCAAGGACCTCACTGACCTGTACAAGCGCTCGCGCGCCGAGGGCTTTGGCCCGGAAGTACAGCGCCGGATCCTGGTGGGGGCCTACGCCCTGTCGGCGGGCTACTACGACGCTTACTACCTGCAGGCGCAAAAAATCCGTCGCCTGATCAAAAACGACTTCATGGCGGCATTCAACGAAGTCGACATCATCCTCGGCCCGACCACGCCTAACCCGGCCTGGAAAATCGGCGCTAAAAACAGCGACCCGGTTTCCGCCTACCTGGAAGACGTCTACACCATCACCGCCAACCTCGCGGGCCTGCCGGGCCTGTCGATGCCAGCCGGTTTTGTCGATGGCTTGCCAGTGGGCGTGCAGTTGCTTGCACCTTATTTCCAGGAAGGTCGCCTGCTCAACGTCGCCCACCAGTATCAGTTGAACACTGACTGGCACACGCGCTCACCTGCCGGCTTCTGA
- the gatB gene encoding Asp-tRNA(Asn)/Glu-tRNA(Gln) amidotransferase subunit GatB, with the protein MQWEVVIGLEIHSQLATQSKIFSGSATTFGAEPNTQASLVDLGMPGVLPVLNQEAVRMAVMFGVAVDAEIGQHNVFARKNYFYPDLPKGYQISQMELPIVGKGHLDITLEDGTVKRVGITRAHLEEDAGKSLHEDFSGSTGIDLNRAGTPLLEIVSEPDMRSAKEAVAYVKAMHALVRYLGICDGNMAEGSLRCDCNVSVRPVGQAEFGTRCEIKNVNSFRFIEKAINSEIQRQIELIEDGGKVIQQTRLYDPNKDETRAMRSKEEANDYRYFPDPDLLPVVIEDAFIEQVRATLPELPPQKRERFQSQFGLSAYDASVLASSREQADYFEKVVSISGDAKLAANWVMVELGSLLNKQGLDIDQSPVSAEQLGGMLQRIKDNTISGKIAKVVLEAMANGEGSADEVIEKRGLKQVTDSGAIEKVLDEMLAANAEQVEQYRAADEAKRGKMFGFFVGQAMKASKGKANPQQVNELLKSKLEG; encoded by the coding sequence ATGCAATGGGAAGTTGTGATCGGGCTGGAAATTCACTCCCAGCTCGCCACCCAATCGAAGATTTTCTCCGGTAGTGCCACCACCTTTGGTGCAGAACCGAACACCCAGGCCAGCCTGGTAGACCTGGGCATGCCCGGCGTATTGCCGGTACTGAACCAGGAGGCCGTGCGCATGGCCGTCATGTTCGGCGTGGCAGTAGATGCCGAGATCGGTCAGCACAACGTGTTTGCCCGCAAGAACTATTTCTACCCCGACCTGCCCAAGGGCTACCAGATCAGCCAGATGGAGTTGCCGATCGTCGGCAAGGGTCACCTGGACATCACTCTGGAAGACGGCACCGTCAAGCGGGTCGGCATTACCCGCGCGCACCTTGAAGAAGACGCCGGCAAAAGCCTGCACGAAGACTTCAGCGGCTCCACCGGCATCGACCTGAACCGCGCGGGCACACCGCTGCTGGAAATCGTTTCCGAACCGGACATGCGCAGCGCCAAAGAGGCCGTGGCCTACGTCAAAGCCATGCACGCCCTGGTACGTTACCTGGGTATCTGCGACGGCAACATGGCCGAAGGCTCGCTGCGTTGCGACTGCAACGTATCGGTGCGCCCGGTGGGTCAGGCCGAGTTCGGCACCCGCTGCGAGATCAAGAACGTCAACTCGTTCCGTTTTATCGAGAAGGCGATCAACAGCGAAATCCAGCGCCAGATCGAGCTGATCGAAGACGGCGGCAAGGTTATCCAGCAAACCCGCCTGTATGACCCGAACAAGGACGAAACCCGCGCCATGCGCAGCAAGGAGGAAGCCAACGACTACCGTTACTTCCCCGATCCGGACCTGCTGCCGGTGGTGATCGAAGATGCGTTTATCGAACAGGTTCGCGCCACCCTGCCAGAACTGCCACCGCAAAAGCGCGAGCGCTTCCAGTCGCAGTTCGGCCTGTCGGCTTACGACGCCAGCGTTTTGGCCTCCAGCCGCGAACAGGCGGACTACTTCGAAAAAGTCGTGAGCATCAGCGGCGACGCCAAGCTGGCGGCCAACTGGGTCATGGTTGAGCTGGGCAGCCTGCTTAACAAGCAAGGCCTGGACATCGACCAGTCACCGGTAAGCGCCGAACAGCTGGGCGGCATGCTGCAGCGCATCAAGGACAACACCATCTCCGGCAAGATTGCCAAAGTGGTGCTTGAAGCAATGGCCAATGGCGAGGGCAGCGCTGACGAGGTCATCGAAAAGCGCGGTCTCAAGCAAGTCACCGACAGCGGCGCCATTGAAAAGGTGCTGGACGAAATGCTGGCGGCCAACGCAGAGCAGGTCGAGCAATACCGTGCGGCAGACGAAGCCAAGCGCGGCAAGATGTTCGGTTTCTTTGTCGGCCAGGCGATGAAAGCGTCCAAAGGCAAAGCTAACCCGCAACAGGTCAACGAGCTGCTGAAAAGCAAACTCGAAGGCTAA
- a CDS encoding septal ring lytic transglycosylase RlpA family protein, with amino-acid sequence MKQLLGACALLSLLAGCASHDIDPRGYDKTGIASYYGARHHGKRTASGEPFDQNALTAAHPALPFGTRVLVTNLSNDKSVVVRINDRGPHTRSRLIDLSRQAARQLDMLRSGTAKVRVQGLSD; translated from the coding sequence ATGAAGCAGCTACTCGGCGCCTGCGCCCTGCTCAGCTTGCTCGCCGGCTGTGCCAGCCATGACATAGACCCCCGCGGCTATGACAAAACCGGCATTGCCTCCTATTACGGCGCTCGCCACCACGGCAAGCGAACCGCCAGCGGTGAACCTTTCGACCAAAATGCCCTTACCGCTGCCCATCCCGCCCTGCCTTTCGGGACGCGGGTACTGGTCACCAACTTGAGCAACGACAAATCCGTCGTGGTACGCATCAATGACCGCGGCCCGCATACCCGCAGCCGCTTGATCGATCTTTCACGCCAGGCCGCCAGGCAGTTGGATATGCTGCGCAGTGGCACGGCTAAAGTCCGGGTCCAGGGCTTGAGCGACTAA
- a CDS encoding calcium/sodium antiporter yields the protein MLQLFGGLVLLIAGAQLLVRCAEHIASKLKVRPLLVGLTVVAMGSSAPQMTVSLQAALNDTADIAVGSVIGSNIFNILVTLGLSALIIPLRVSRQLVRLDIPLMILASIMVFALALNHQLDRLDGALLLVGLLVYLFLLLHQSRHSGHHHPGRDTPYASWLRTLTQMGCALLLLGFAGHLLLGAAVEVASELGLSERIIGLTIIAVSTSLPELATSLIAAFRGQREIAVGNVIGSNVFNLLGVLGLTALLAPAPLSVSPNALAFDLPVMLGVAALCLPVFYSGYRVTRAEGLLFLGLYLAYGLHVVSFTTGMPLAGKLEHLMLFYILPALLLFLLFSTLRAWRRQH from the coding sequence GTGCTGCAACTGTTCGGCGGCCTGGTGCTGTTGATTGCAGGTGCGCAGCTGTTGGTGCGCTGCGCAGAGCACATTGCGAGCAAATTGAAGGTACGGCCACTTCTGGTCGGCTTGACCGTGGTAGCAATGGGCAGCAGCGCACCCCAGATGACGGTCAGCCTGCAGGCCGCGCTCAATGACACCGCGGACATTGCCGTGGGCAGTGTCATTGGCAGCAATATTTTTAACATCCTCGTCACCCTCGGGCTTTCGGCGCTGATTATTCCACTGCGGGTGTCGCGACAGCTGGTGCGCCTGGACATCCCGTTGATGATTCTCGCCAGCATCATGGTGTTTGCACTGGCCCTGAACCATCAACTCGACCGCCTGGACGGCGCACTGTTGCTGGTCGGCTTGCTGGTGTACCTGTTCTTGCTGCTGCACCAATCCCGCCACAGCGGTCACCACCACCCCGGCCGCGACACCCCTTACGCTTCATGGCTACGCACACTCACGCAGATGGGCTGCGCCTTGCTCCTCCTCGGGTTTGCCGGCCATCTGCTGCTGGGCGCTGCCGTCGAGGTGGCTTCAGAGCTGGGCCTGTCCGAACGCATCATCGGCCTGACCATCATCGCCGTGAGTACCTCACTGCCCGAGCTGGCCACTTCCCTGATTGCTGCATTTCGCGGCCAGCGTGAAATTGCGGTGGGCAACGTCATTGGCAGCAACGTGTTTAACCTGCTGGGCGTATTGGGGCTCACCGCCCTGCTGGCGCCCGCGCCACTGTCGGTGTCGCCCAATGCACTGGCCTTCGACCTGCCGGTAATGCTGGGCGTCGCAGCACTGTGCCTGCCGGTGTTCTATAGCGGCTATCGGGTGACACGGGCGGAAGGCTTGCTGTTTCTCGGCTTGTATCTGGCGTATGGCCTGCACGTAGTGTCATTCACCACCGGCATGCCGCTGGCAGGCAAGCTCGAGCATCTGATGCTGTTTTACATTCTGCCGGCTTTGTTGCTGTTTCTGCTGTTCAGCACTTTGCGTGCATGGCGCCGACAACATTGA
- a CDS encoding PhoPQ-activated protein PqaA family protein encodes MNSLRSLVLLALTLLTSGCSYASDAAMTCFINNGQDFSKVLGCYKQAQADQALTHKFIGSTLFPGVERRRFELQSQRWTGHDYARPTDWVHTVDIYIPQAALNSQALLIANNGINIPATDKPLQPSTDFTEEMALGIARQTQTIVVSVSNIPNQYLTYTDDDLARREDDSVAHSWSLFLKNPETRPFLSLHIPMMLTLVKAMDLAQQELKPWQIDRFIASGASKRGWAVWMTALTDSRVSAIAPFVIDILNTKAVLKHTYGAYGKSWPIAFNAYHHEGITQQLETADFDKLMQIEDPLLYVKSSTDRMTIPKYIVNASSDDFFLPDNARFYFDALPGTKMLRVAPNANHYGIKAFIESSLIAFTNRLQQKRPLPTLTTIEKTESASSKMQLGFSERPTKLVQWRAFNLNDRDFRLACGIRYEATPIVMTENNTLTVELNSPEEGWSANYIEATMADGLVISTPVLVLPHTYPTWTPKQIGPACRNLNDPA; translated from the coding sequence ATGAACTCACTTCGCTCCCTCGTTTTACTCGCCCTCACCTTGCTGACAAGCGGTTGCAGTTACGCATCGGATGCCGCGATGACCTGCTTCATCAACAACGGTCAAGATTTCAGTAAAGTATTGGGCTGCTACAAACAGGCTCAAGCTGATCAGGCGCTGACGCATAAGTTCATCGGCTCAACATTGTTTCCCGGGGTGGAAAGACGTCGCTTCGAGCTTCAGTCCCAGCGCTGGACAGGGCATGACTACGCTCGCCCGACCGACTGGGTTCACACTGTCGATATCTATATTCCGCAAGCTGCATTGAATAGCCAGGCACTATTGATCGCCAATAACGGGATCAATATCCCTGCAACCGACAAACCCCTGCAACCTTCAACAGACTTTACCGAAGAAATGGCACTCGGCATTGCCCGGCAAACGCAAACCATTGTGGTCTCTGTCAGCAATATCCCGAATCAGTACCTGACCTATACCGATGATGACCTGGCGCGTCGCGAAGATGACAGCGTGGCCCATAGCTGGTCTCTGTTTCTAAAAAACCCTGAGACCCGGCCATTTCTTTCGCTGCACATTCCCATGATGCTCACACTGGTCAAAGCCATGGACCTTGCCCAACAGGAGCTCAAGCCATGGCAAATAGATCGTTTTATTGCCAGCGGCGCGTCCAAACGGGGGTGGGCGGTATGGATGACGGCGCTGACAGACTCGCGGGTGAGCGCAATAGCTCCCTTTGTTATCGATATTCTCAACACCAAAGCGGTTCTGAAACACACCTATGGTGCTTATGGTAAAAGCTGGCCGATTGCTTTCAATGCCTATCACCACGAAGGCATTACGCAACAGTTAGAAACGGCTGATTTCGACAAACTGATGCAGATAGAAGACCCTCTGCTCTATGTCAAATCATCAACCGACAGGATGACAATCCCCAAGTACATCGTGAATGCCAGCAGCGATGACTTTTTTCTCCCGGACAACGCACGGTTTTATTTTGACGCGTTGCCTGGAACAAAAATGCTCCGTGTCGCACCCAACGCAAACCATTACGGGATCAAGGCATTTATCGAGAGTTCGTTGATTGCTTTTACCAACCGACTGCAACAGAAACGTCCATTACCGACCCTAACAACCATCGAAAAAACCGAATCGGCAAGTTCAAAAATGCAACTTGGGTTTTCTGAACGCCCCACCAAACTGGTTCAATGGCGCGCGTTCAATCTCAATGATCGTGATTTCCGACTGGCCTGCGGTATCAGGTACGAAGCCACCCCGATTGTCATGACCGAAAACAACACGCTTACCGTTGAGTTGAACTCACCCGAAGAGGGCTGGAGCGCCAACTACATAGAGGCCACGATGGCCGACGGCCTGGTCATCAGTACGCCTGTACTGGTTTTGCCGCACACCTATCCGACCTGGACACCCAAACAAATCGGGCCTGCATGCAGAAACCTGAACGATCCAGCCTGA
- a CDS encoding AEC family transporter — translation MLAIFLQTLSITAPVFAMLFLGVVLKRVGWINDNFIHTASALVFNVTMPALLFLGILHADLRAALQPKVLAYFVAATLFSFALAWGWSIWRCPREDRGIYTQGAFRGNNGVIGLALAASMYGDYGISLGAVLAGLVILLYNTLSTIVLAVYSPVIKSDPWSICKSVVKNPLIISVLAAVPFALFKISLPGWLQASGEYLAAMTLPLALICIGGTLSLASLRKSGDMALSASLVKMVSMPLLATLGAWICGFRGPELGILFLYFASPTAAASYVMARAANGNHELAAAIIVITTLMAAITTNIGIFVLQWGGWI, via the coding sequence ATGCTGGCTATATTCCTTCAGACGCTCTCCATTACGGCTCCCGTGTTTGCCATGCTGTTTTTAGGCGTGGTGCTCAAGCGCGTGGGCTGGATCAATGACAACTTTATCCATACGGCGTCGGCATTGGTGTTTAACGTCACCATGCCGGCGTTGTTGTTTTTGGGTATTTTGCACGCCGACCTCAGGGCTGCCTTGCAGCCCAAGGTGCTGGCGTATTTTGTCGCGGCGACCCTGTTCAGCTTTGCCCTGGCGTGGGGCTGGTCAATCTGGCGCTGCCCGCGGGAAGATCGCGGCATCTACACCCAGGGCGCTTTTCGCGGTAATAACGGGGTTATCGGCCTGGCTCTGGCGGCCAGCATGTACGGCGACTACGGGATTTCACTGGGGGCAGTGCTCGCCGGCCTGGTGATCCTGCTCTACAACACCCTGTCGACCATCGTATTGGCGGTTTACAGCCCGGTCATCAAGTCCGATCCGTGGAGTATCTGCAAAAGCGTGGTCAAAAACCCGCTGATCATCAGTGTTCTGGCTGCAGTGCCCTTTGCGCTGTTCAAGATCAGCTTGCCTGGCTGGTTGCAGGCATCGGGTGAGTATCTGGCGGCGATGACCTTGCCGCTGGCGCTGATTTGCATCGGTGGCACGCTGTCATTGGCGAGCCTGCGCAAAAGTGGCGACATGGCGCTGAGCGCCAGCCTGGTGAAAATGGTCAGCATGCCGCTGCTGGCAACCCTCGGCGCCTGGATCTGCGGTTTTCGCGGGCCGGAACTGGGGATTTTGTTCCTGTACTTCGCCAGCCCTACGGCGGCTGCCAGTTATGTCATGGCGCGGGCAGCCAATGGTAATCACGAGCTGGCAGCAGCGATTATCGTGATCACCACCTTGATGGCGGCTATCACCACCAATATCGGGATTTTTGTGTTGCAGTGGGGCGGCTGGATTTAA
- a CDS encoding hypoxanthine-guanine phosphoribosyltransferase gives MSADLEHIRQIMREADCLYTEAEVEAAIARVGAQITAEMAETNPVVFCVMNGGLIFSGKLLTHLQFPLEASYLHATRYRNETTGGDLFWKAKPEVSFIDRHVLIIDDILDEGHTLSAIVDFCKHAGARQVHTAVLIDKEHDRKARPDLKADYTGLPCIDRYVFGYGMDYKGYWRNAAGIYAVKGM, from the coding sequence ATGTCTGCTGATCTCGAGCATATCCGTCAAATCATGCGAGAGGCTGACTGCCTGTACACCGAAGCTGAAGTCGAGGCAGCCATTGCCCGCGTTGGCGCGCAAATCACGGCTGAAATGGCCGAGACCAATCCAGTGGTATTTTGTGTGATGAACGGCGGCCTGATTTTTTCCGGCAAGCTGCTTACCCATCTGCAATTTCCGCTTGAAGCGTCGTATTTGCATGCGACACGCTATCGCAATGAAACCACGGGTGGTGACCTGTTCTGGAAAGCCAAGCCTGAAGTCTCGTTTATAGACCGTCATGTACTGATCATCGATGACATCCTCGATGAAGGTCACACCCTGAGCGCGATCGTTGATTTCTGCAAACACGCCGGTGCCCGTCAGGTGCATACCGCGGTATTGATCGACAAGGAACATGACCGCAAGGCGCGTCCTGACCTGAAGGCCGACTACACGGGCTTGCCTTGCATTGACCGTTACGTGTTTGGCTATGGTATGGACTACAAAGGCTACTGGCGTAATGCTGCCGGCATTTATGCCGTCAAAGGTATGTAA
- the upp gene encoding uracil phosphoribosyltransferase has protein sequence MPIREIRHPLIRHKLGLMRRADISTKNFRELAQEVGALLTYEATSDLTLETYDIDGWCGTVQVEKIAGKKITVVPILRAGIGMLEGVLSLIPGAKVSAVGIARNEETLQAHTYLEKLVPEINERLAMIIDPMLATGSSMVATIDLLKKAGCKEIRAMVLVAAPEGIAAVEAAHPDVTIYTASIDERLNEHGYIIPGLGDAGDKIFGTKQKDI, from the coding sequence ATGCCTATCCGTGAGATACGCCATCCGCTAATCCGTCACAAACTCGGCCTGATGCGTCGTGCTGACATTAGCACGAAGAATTTCCGCGAGCTCGCTCAGGAAGTCGGCGCGTTGCTGACCTATGAAGCCACCAGTGACCTGACCCTCGAAACCTACGATATCGACGGCTGGTGTGGCACTGTTCAAGTTGAAAAAATCGCCGGTAAGAAAATTACCGTCGTCCCGATCCTGCGTGCAGGTATCGGCATGCTTGAAGGCGTCCTTAGCCTGATCCCGGGCGCCAAGGTCAGTGCTGTCGGCATTGCCCGCAATGAAGAAACCCTCCAGGCCCACACTTACCTGGAAAAACTGGTACCGGAAATCAACGAGCGTCTGGCGATGATTATCGACCCGATGCTGGCCACCGGTTCCTCGATGGTTGCCACCATTGATCTGCTGAAAAAAGCAGGCTGCAAGGAAATCCGCGCCATGGTGCTGGTTGCTGCGCCTGAAGGGATTGCAGCTGTTGAAGCCGCTCACCCGGACGTAACCATCTACACCGCCTCCATTGATGAGCGTTTGAACGAGCACGGCTACATCATTCCGGGCTTGGGTGATGCCGGCGACAAGATCTTCGGCACCAAGCAAAAGGACATTTAA
- a CDS encoding uracil-xanthine permease family protein has product MQDEFNDPLWRQIISGAQMLFVAFGALVLMPLITGLDPNVALFTAGLGTLLFQIVTRRQVPVFLASSFAFITPIILAKGQFGLAATMGGVMAAGFVYTFLGFAVKLKGTGFIDRLLPPVVIGPVIISIGLAMAPIAAHMAMGRAEDGTELIHYQTAMLISMPALLTTLIVAVFGKGIFRLVPIIAGVLVGFGMAFYFGVVDTAKIAAAPWFALPHFTAPEFNWQAILFIVPVALAPAIEHIGGVIAVGSVTGRDYLKKPGLHRTLFGDGIATTAAGLLGGPPNTTYAEVTGAVMLTKNYNPKIMTWAAIFAISLAFIGKFGALLQSIPVPVMGGILCLLFGSIAAVGMNTLIRHQVDLSEARNLVIVSVTLVFGIGGVLIGTGMGPEDFGLKGIALCAIVAIALNLILPGNDSWKHKKKGDGPVI; this is encoded by the coding sequence ATGCAGGACGAGTTCAACGACCCGCTCTGGCGCCAGATCATATCTGGCGCGCAGATGCTCTTCGTGGCCTTTGGCGCGTTGGTGTTGATGCCTTTGATTACAGGCCTGGACCCTAACGTTGCGCTGTTCACGGCGGGTCTCGGGACTCTGCTGTTCCAGATCGTGACCCGGCGCCAGGTGCCGGTCTTTCTGGCTTCGAGTTTCGCTTTCATTACTCCGATCATTCTCGCCAAGGGTCAGTTCGGCCTGGCCGCGACCATGGGCGGCGTGATGGCAGCCGGTTTCGTGTACACCTTTCTCGGTTTCGCGGTAAAGCTCAAGGGCACCGGTTTTATTGACCGCCTGCTGCCACCTGTGGTGATTGGCCCGGTGATTATCTCGATCGGCCTCGCGATGGCACCCATTGCTGCACACATGGCCATGGGTCGCGCTGAAGATGGCACCGAGCTGATTCACTATCAGACGGCCATGCTGATCTCGATGCCAGCACTGCTGACCACCTTGATCGTGGCCGTATTCGGCAAAGGGATTTTCCGTCTGGTGCCGATCATTGCCGGCGTGCTGGTAGGTTTTGGCATGGCGTTCTACTTCGGTGTTGTCGACACCGCCAAGATCGCCGCCGCCCCCTGGTTTGCGCTACCGCACTTCACCGCGCCCGAGTTCAACTGGCAGGCGATTCTGTTTATCGTCCCCGTGGCACTTGCCCCGGCCATTGAACATATCGGCGGTGTCATTGCCGTAGGCAGCGTAACCGGTCGCGACTACCTGAAAAAACCGGGCCTGCACCGCACACTGTTCGGTGACGGCATTGCCACCACTGCAGCCGGCTTGCTGGGTGGCCCACCCAACACCACGTACGCCGAAGTGACAGGCGCGGTGATGCTGACCAAGAACTACAACCCGAAAATCATGACCTGGGCGGCGATCTTCGCCATCAGCCTGGCATTTATCGGCAAGTTCGGCGCACTGCTGCAAAGCATTCCAGTGCCGGTGATGGGCGGGATTCTGTGCCTGCTGTTCGGTTCGATTGCGGCGGTGGGCATGAACACCCTGATCCGCCATCAAGTCGACCTGAGCGAAGCACGCAACCTGGTAATCGTCTCGGTGACCCTGGTATTCGGGATTGGCGGCGTACTGATCGGTACGGGGATGGGGCCTGAGGACTTCGGTCTCAAAGGCATCGCGCTGTGCGCCATTGTGGCGATTGCGCTGAACCTGATCCTGCCGGGCAATGACAGCTGGAAGCACAAGAAAAAAGGTGACGGGCCCGTCATCTGA
- the hemH gene encoding ferrochelatase has protein sequence MTDHALLLVNLGSPASTSVADVRSYLNQFLMDPYVIDLPWPVRRLLVSLILIKRPEQSAHAYASIWWKEGSPLVELSRRLQQAMTKEWSQGPVELAMRYGEPSIETVLTRIAAQGIKKVTLAPLYPQFADSTVTTVIEEAKRVVKAKKLPVQFSILQPFYDQPEYLDALVASAQPHLEQDYDHLLLSFHGLPERHLHKLDPTGNHCFKNDDCCKNASPAVLATCYRAQCLRTAQAFAERMGLPEGKWSVAFQSRLGRAKWIEPYTEARLDALAKQGVKKILVMCPAFVADCIETLEEIGDRGREQFIEAGGEELVLVPCLNDHPQWAQALNTLCERAPLAL, from the coding sequence ATGACCGATCACGCGCTGTTGCTGGTTAACCTGGGTTCGCCGGCGTCTACTTCGGTAGCGGATGTACGCAGCTACTTGAATCAGTTTTTAATGGACCCGTACGTCATCGATCTGCCGTGGCCGGTGCGACGCTTGCTGGTGTCGCTGATTCTGATCAAGCGGCCCGAGCAATCGGCCCATGCCTATGCCTCGATCTGGTGGAAGGAAGGTTCGCCGCTGGTGGAACTGAGCCGCCGTTTGCAACAGGCCATGACCAAAGAGTGGAGCCAGGGCCCGGTCGAGCTGGCAATGCGTTACGGCGAGCCATCGATTGAAACCGTGTTGACCCGTATCGCTGCGCAGGGCATCAAAAAGGTCACTCTGGCGCCGCTTTACCCGCAGTTCGCCGACAGCACCGTGACCACGGTGATTGAAGAGGCCAAGCGGGTGGTAAAGGCCAAAAAGCTGCCTGTCCAGTTCTCCATCCTGCAACCGTTCTATGATCAGCCCGAATACCTCGATGCTCTCGTGGCAAGTGCCCAACCGCATCTGGAGCAGGATTACGATCACTTGCTGCTGAGCTTTCACGGCTTGCCCGAGCGGCATTTACACAAGCTGGATCCGACCGGCAACCACTGCTTCAAAAATGATGACTGCTGCAAGAATGCATCGCCTGCGGTACTTGCCACCTGTTATCGGGCGCAGTGTCTGCGCACCGCACAGGCCTTTGCCGAGCGCATGGGCTTGCCTGAAGGGAAGTGGTCGGTGGCGTTCCAGTCCCGTCTGGGCCGGGCCAAGTGGATTGAACCCTACACTGAGGCGCGTCTGGATGCGTTGGCCAAGCAAGGGGTAAAGAAGATTCTGGTGATGTGCCCGGCGTTTGTGGCCGATTGCATTGAAACCCTGGAAGAGATTGGCGATCGCGGACGCGAGCAGTTTATCGAGGCGGGGGGCGAGGAGTTGGTGCTGGTGCCGTGTCTCAATGACCACCCGCAGTGGGCGCAGGCGTTGAACACGTTGTGTGAGAGGGCGCCGCTGGCCCTGTAG